One stretch of Nitrospiria bacterium DNA includes these proteins:
- a CDS encoding LysM peptidoglycan-binding domain-containing protein — translation MIQLRFFTLGVFFFSLFFIAHQSPLGAQEVSQTLPGNDELEEVSPLQNEPDLMEENRVEEAQSEEESFPEEAVEEETSGVVSIPASMEEPKSGVEKSDQYRVIEGDTLWSISFSKLTDPFLWPKLWGANRNIANPDLIYPGLILRLPSELMKPQEVMEAPPQEVVEPVMEKPEENVFEEVEAVPAPEEKVVQMPKPKAKTSSPKPVLNPNTLLSSGYILSNQTSTGVIVGALGNQEMLSQGDLIYIRPGQGSNPQKADRFIVFKRVKKVKHPKTRAKLGELIRIQGVLEVTSVQSETASARIITSFDAIFRGNEVAAFDGPSLQSSFSSTVSSTPLSGYIVEMKEQKTLNGQHDVVYLDMGRQQGVSPGDRFNVTRSGKKTSRFSPGKGVQLPGYVIGQLEVIGTQESTATARILQANEAVIKGDRVQTP, via the coding sequence ATGATTCAGTTAAGGTTTTTTACCTTGGGTGTCTTTTTCTTTTCTTTGTTTTTTATAGCCCATCAGAGTCCTTTGGGGGCTCAAGAAGTGTCCCAAACCCTTCCCGGAAACGATGAATTGGAAGAGGTTTCCCCTTTGCAAAATGAACCGGATTTAATGGAAGAAAACAGGGTAGAGGAAGCCCAATCTGAGGAGGAATCTTTTCCAGAAGAAGCCGTTGAGGAAGAAACGTCCGGAGTTGTTTCCATTCCCGCTTCCATGGAAGAGCCCAAATCGGGAGTGGAAAAATCGGATCAATACAGGGTCATCGAAGGGGATACCTTGTGGTCTATTTCCTTTTCAAAGTTAACCGATCCTTTTCTGTGGCCGAAGCTTTGGGGGGCCAATCGGAATATTGCAAACCCAGATTTAATTTATCCCGGCCTAATTCTGCGCCTTCCCAGTGAACTAATGAAGCCTCAGGAGGTTATGGAAGCGCCTCCCCAAGAAGTAGTGGAACCCGTAATGGAGAAACCAGAGGAAAACGTGTTTGAAGAAGTTGAAGCAGTCCCAGCGCCGGAAGAAAAGGTGGTACAAATGCCTAAACCCAAGGCGAAGACTTCTTCCCCAAAACCGGTTTTGAATCCTAACACTTTACTGTCCAGCGGGTACATTTTATCCAACCAAACCTCCACCGGAGTAATTGTTGGTGCTTTGGGAAACCAAGAGATGTTGAGCCAGGGAGATTTGATTTATATTCGGCCTGGCCAAGGGAGTAACCCTCAAAAGGCGGATCGATTCATTGTTTTTAAAAGGGTCAAAAAGGTCAAACATCCAAAAACCCGCGCAAAATTGGGAGAATTAATCCGAATCCAAGGGGTTTTGGAGGTTACCTCTGTTCAATCGGAGACCGCTTCTGCACGGATCATTACATCCTTTGATGCCATCTTTCGGGGAAATGAAGTGGCGGCCTTCGATGGTCCGTCCCTTCAATCTTCTTTTTCTTCCACCGTTTCCTCCACCCCACTTTCTGGTTATATCGTCGAGATGAAGGAACAGAAAACCCTCAACGGGCAACATGATGTGGTCTACCTGGATATGGGAAGGCAGCAGGGTGTTTCCCCTGGAGACCGGTTTAATGTGACCCGGTCCGGAAAGAAAACCTCCCGTTTTTCTCCGGGCAAGGGGGTCCAACTTCCCGGTTATGTGATTGGCCAGCTGGAGGTCATTGGAACCCAGGAATCGACCGCTACCGCCAGGATTCTTCAAGCAAACGAAGCGGTCATTAAAGGGGACCGGGTTCAAACCCCCTGA
- a CDS encoding helix-turn-helix domain-containing protein has protein sequence MVSKLSELGLSGYEAKAYIALTKEKPSTAYEIAKVSGIPTSKIYEVLGKLLEKQLIFPLEDDQAKTKHYIPMNPDEVLNHYLTNMKGLVGSLKKDFHKLNNAQEFGHIWNISDYDHLVNKAHRMIESTKKVILASLWAEELDVLENPLQKAQERGVQIALVHFGIPKKRVGQVYHHPIEDRLFTEQGGRGFVLVVDSFQVLMGTIGQDGSTEGAWSQNKGFVALAEDYVKHDVYITKIIRRFEKELIQTFGENYVMLRNVFQDEEKTETLYPVSGARRSDGIT, from the coding sequence ATGGTTTCAAAACTATCTGAACTGGGGCTTTCAGGGTATGAAGCAAAGGCTTATATTGCCTTAACAAAAGAAAAACCTTCCACTGCCTATGAGATTGCCAAGGTGTCCGGGATCCCCACCTCAAAAATTTACGAAGTGTTAGGCAAACTCCTTGAAAAACAACTCATTTTTCCCTTGGAGGATGATCAGGCCAAAACCAAACATTATATTCCCATGAATCCGGACGAAGTTTTAAATCATTACCTGACCAACATGAAAGGATTAGTCGGTTCGCTTAAAAAAGATTTTCACAAGCTCAATAATGCCCAAGAATTCGGCCACATTTGGAACATTTCAGATTATGACCATCTTGTCAATAAGGCCCACCGGATGATAGAATCTACCAAAAAAGTCATCCTGGCTTCCCTGTGGGCGGAAGAACTCGATGTGTTGGAAAACCCCTTACAAAAAGCCCAGGAACGGGGGGTTCAGATTGCGTTAGTCCATTTTGGCATTCCCAAAAAAAGGGTGGGACAAGTTTACCATCACCCCATAGAGGATAGACTTTTTACCGAACAGGGAGGAAGAGGATTTGTTCTGGTGGTGGACTCTTTTCAGGTCCTCATGGGAACCATCGGACAAGATGGATCCACGGAAGGGGCATGGAGTCAAAACAAAGGTTTTGTGGCCCTGGCCGAAGACTATGTCAAACACGATGTCTATATTACTAAAATCATAAGACGTTTTGAAAAAGAGCTGATCCAAACATTCGGGGAAAATTATGTAATGCTCCGGAATGTATTCCAAGATGAAGAAAAAACAGAAACCCTATATCCTGTCTCAGGAGCAAGAAGATCTGATGGCATCACCTAA